From the Glandiceps talaboti chromosome 10, keGlaTala1.1, whole genome shotgun sequence genome, one window contains:
- the LOC144440705 gene encoding alanine--glyoxylate aminotransferase 2, mitochondrial-like — translation MPPCNFKPQKYKGLSYAEAIKIRSERLTPSLLTYYQNKLMIVEGQMQWLFDQNGKRYLDLFAGINTVSVGHCHPRVVAALERQMKTLWHTSNVYVHPKIHEYVIKLTDKLPGDLKVAYLVNSGSEANDLAMMMARLYTGNFDIISLRNAYHGGSPYQQGLTAMDSWAYTFARGFGIHNSMNADVYRGPFGGANCRDSSVQTIRECDCAVGQCQAREMYACQVDDVLKFSCAKKIAGVFLEPIQGAGGIVQFPRGFVKDTYAAAKAKGGLCVIDEVQTGFGRLGSHYWGFETHGVIPDIVTMAKGIGNGFPMAAVVTTPEIAKCLTEAMHVNTFGGNALACTVGSAVIDVIDDENLQENAATVGTYLLQELKNVRDEIEIVGDVRGKGLMLGIELVVNKECRTPLPVADVADIFEDTKDMGILIGKAGIHGNVLRIKPPMCITKADAEFGVATIRKALTNHRDRKEKRRT, via the exons ATGCCGCCATGTAACTTCAAACCTCAAAAATACAAG GGTTTATCGTACGCAGAGGCAATAAAAATACGCAGCGAGAGACTAACACCATCTCTACTTAcatattatcaaaataaactgaTGATTGTTGAGGGTCAAATGCAGTGGTTGTTTGATCAGAATGGAAAGAGATATTTAGATCTGTTTGCAGGAATTAACACAGTCAGCGTAGGACACTGTCATCC GAGAGTGGTAGCAGCTTTAGAACGACAGATGAAGACACTGTGGCATACTAGCAATGTCTATGTTCACCCAAAGATCCACgaatatgttatcaaattaaCAGATAAACTACCAGGTGATTTGAAG GTTGCTTACCTCGTCAACAGTGGATCAGAAGCCAATGACCTGGCTATGATGATGGCAAGACTTTACACAGGAaactttgatatcatttcatTAAG GAATGCCTATCATGGTGGCAGTCCATACCAACAAGGCCTGACAGCGATGGATTCATGGGCTTATACCTTTGCCAGAGGATTTGGAATTCATAACAGTATGAATGCTGATGTGTACCGTGGACCATTTGGTGGGGCGAACTGTCGAGACTCCTCAGTTCAG ACCATTCGAGAGTGTGACTGTGCAGTGGGGCAGTGCCAGGCTCGTGAGATGTACGCATGCCAGGTGGATGACGTCCTTAAATTCTCCTGTGCTAAGAAAATTGCGGGTGTATTTCTAGAACCTATCCAG gGAGCTGGTGGCATAGTCCAATTTCCTAGAGGTTTTGTGAAAGATACGTATGCAGCTGCAAAAGCCAAGGGTGGCCTCTGCGTTATTGATGAAGTCCAGACGGGGTTTGGTAGACTTGGAAGTCATTATTGGGGATTCGAAACACACGGTGTTATACCAGATAtcg tCACAATGGCTAAAGGTATTGGTAATGGATTCCCAATGGCTGCCGTGGTTACAACACCAG AGATCGCTAAATGTCTGACGGAAGCCATGCATGTTAACACCTTTGGTGGCAATGCCTTGGCCTGCACTGTAGGATCAGCAgttattgat GTGATTGACGACGAAAATTTGCAAGAAAATGCTGCTACTGTTGGTACATACCTTCTGCAAGAACTGAAAAATGTTCGGGATGAGATTGAGATTGTTGGTGATGTGAGAGGGAAAGGTTTAATGCTTGGTATTGAACTTGTTGTCAACAAG gaaTGCCGCACTCCATTACCAGTTGCTGATGTGGCTGATATCTTTGAGGATACTAAAGACATGGGTATTCTAATTGGCAAAGCTGGCATTCATGGAAAT GTCCTTCGCATCAAACCACCGATGTGTATCACCAAAGCTGATGCAGAATTTGGCGTTGCTACGATACGAAAAGCTTTGACCAATCACAGAGATAGGAAAGAAAAACGACGCACATAA
- the LOC144440706 gene encoding monocarboxylate transporter 13-like: MADRFQPSRESPDGGWGWVIVFATFVSCAATSGSIYSFSVLYVAFLDAFGESKADTAWVGSILIFLYGLASPFGVTLARKIGHRRTAMFSGFLVFIGLFTSSFASHLVILYFTYGIVIGTGCGLAFMTCVEIISVYFKRRLTIALGIAMAGTGAGQFVLSLFSQYLLDIYGWRGTLLIFSALSLNICVAGALMRPLIMSENNDLNEATSAITKSGIDDRRGQILDLNTNINPSPNEQNEPFCHVRRAVDFGITNYYSSLIPALMGLTQLIARPLWGVVGHIRGLRANIPYGCAFAICGTAALISTYTKTFAGQVIFIIIYGICNGGCSVFMPLVVSDFLGPNRIGYGSSFLYQVYGVTILLVSPLAGLIRDETGVYDWAFWMAGAAALLAAVLAFLLPVVEKVVKRKRQRYTEETDITVGTYQTTKGSKLDSESVIAKLLEAELLPDMKETS; the protein is encoded by the exons ATGGCTGATAGATTCCAACCGTCAAGAGAATCTCCAGATGGTGGGTGGGGATGGGTCATCGTCTTCGCAACCTTTGTATCCTGTGCCGCAACTTCTGGCAGCATTTACTCCTTTTCCGTTCTTTATGTTGCATTTTTGGATGCATTTGGTGAATCGAAGGCAGACACGG CATGGGTTGGTTCAATCCTAATATTTCTGTATGGCCTCGCTTCACCATTTGGCGTTACTTTGGCAAGAAAGATTGGGCATCGAAGGACAGCAATGTTTAGTGGGTTTCTTGTATTCATTGGACTATTTACAAGTTCATTTGCGTCGCATTTGGTGATATTGTACTTTACATATGGTATTGTCATAG GTACTGGGTGTGGGTTGGCATTTATGACATGCGTGGAAATCATTAGTGTGTATTTCAAAAGAAGGTTGACCATTGCTCTAGGAATAGCAATGGCGGGAACTGGTGCAGGACAATTTGTTTTATCCCTGTTCAGTCAGTATTTACTCGATATCTATGGATGGAGAGGAACCCTTTTAATTTTTTCAGCGTTGTCTTTGAACATATGTGTCGCTGGTGCACTCATGCGGCCCCTCATAATGAGTGAAAACAATGACTTGAATGAAGCAACGAGTGCAATAACAAAGTCGGGCATTGATGACAGGCGGGGCCAGATTTTGGATTTGAATACGAATATAAATCCTAGCCCTAACGAACAGAACGAACCCTTTTGCCAT GTGCGTCGTGCTGTTGACTTTGGTATTACGAATTACTACAGTTCTCTTATACCAGCTCTCATGGGTTTAACACAGCTCATCGCACGTCCTCTGTGGGGTGTTGTCGGTCATATTCGTGGTTTGAGGGCTAACATTCCGTATGGATGTGCCTTTGCTATCTGTGGTACAGCAGCTCTTATCAGTACCTATACCAAGACATTCGCTG GGCAGGTTATATTTATTATCATCTACGGGATATGTAATGGTGGTTGTTCAGTTTTCATGCCGTTAGTGGTATCAGACTTTCTTGGACCTAACAGGATTGGATATGGGAGTTCATTTCTGTATCAAGTTTATGGAGTAACCATCCTTCTTGTATCGCCCCTTGCTG GATTGATAAGAGACGAGACTGGTGTCTACGATTGGGCATTCTGGATGGCAGGGGCTGCTGCTCTCCTGGCAGCCGTTTTGGCCTTCCTTCTACCTGTCGTTGAAAAAGTTGTTAAACGGAAACGTCAACGATACACAGAAGAGACTGATATCACAGTT GGTACCTATCAAACAACAAAAGGCAGTAAACTTGATTCTGAATCAGTGATAGCCAAGCTTCTAGAAGCAGAGCTTTTACCAGATATGAAAGAAACGTCTTGA